One Solea senegalensis isolate Sse05_10M linkage group LG3, IFAPA_SoseM_1, whole genome shotgun sequence genomic window carries:
- the atp23 gene encoding mitochondrial inner membrane protease ATP23 homolog: protein MDQTKQEEDYGYDLFPERKNGNNKKQTFMSGLLTFNCKCRVMLQFAMETSPYAKLLLSAMKSSGCKVLKDRHFSCEDCDGSVSGGFDATSSQIVLCQNNIHQQSHMNRVVTHELIHAFDHCRAHVDWFNNFRHLACSEIRAANLSGDCSFSTEVARFNFGLKKHHQECVRDRALRSILAVRKINREEAEKIVDDVFDTCFNDHAPFGRIPHSKRDAKFAQSDYESRDRYYANL, encoded by the exons ATGGACCAGACGAAACAAGAAGAGGACTATGGATACGACTTATTCCCGGAGCGGAAGAACGGGAATAACAAGAAGCAGACCTTCATGTCGGGTCTGCTTACTTTCAACTGCAAGTGTCGTGTCATGCTACAGTTCGCAATGGAAACTA GTCCATATGCCAAACTCCTCCTCAGTGCCATGAAAAGTTCAGGATG CAAAGTATTGAAAGATCGCCATTTTTCCTGTGAAGATTGTGACGGGTCAGTCAGCGGTGGCTTTGACGCCACTTCTTCTCAA ATTGTTTTATGTCAGAACAACATCCACCAGCAGTCCCACATGAACCGAGTGGTCACACATGAGCTCATCCATGCCTTTGATCACTGCCGGGCTCATGTGGACTGGTTCAACAACTTTAGACACTTGGCTTGTTCTGAG ATTCGGGCAGCTAACCTCAGTGGAGACTGCTCCTTTAGCACCGAAGTCGCTAGATTCAACTTTGGCTTGAAGAAGCATCATCAG GAATGCGTCAGAGACCGCGCCCTCCGCTCCATCCTGGCCGTGAGGAAAATCAACAGAGAGGAGGCGGAGAAAATAGTCGACGATGTCTTCGACACGTGTTTCAACGACCACGCGCCCTTCGGGAGAATCCCGCACAGCAAGAGGGACGCCAAGTTTGCCCAAAGTGATTACGAGAGCAGAGATCGGTATTATGCAAACCTATAA
- the rpap3 gene encoding RNA polymerase II-associated protein 3 isoform X2: MRSVPARKLPPVRNQDYKTKMREKKKKKKKKMTEPASNGDTKAEEDKQASRIKAFDYRSWDKFDVDKALSEMDKEESPAESNESDSEEAAHDAEKALSEKEKGNEFFKDGKYDDAIECYTRGMNADPHNPVLPTNRATSFFRLKKYAVAESDCNLAIILDSNYFKAFARRGAARFALKKYELALEDYEMVLKLDPGNTEAKSEVEKIKEVLGQQTVTVQSEAPQPQEAPTVDSEQQRVMEEQQRRMEEQQKRQEAVLQKDRGNAYFKEGKYEAAIECYSQGMEADNMNVLLPANRAMAFLKLEKHKEAEEDCTKAIYLDNTYSKAFARRGTARVALGKLEEAKQDFQEVLKLEPGNKQASNELQKLQIMCPSGLLQTEDNSPRRTVEPIDKPTHLRSTKPLRRIDIEEVSGEATVPEEEESAGSKSVVRNVMKEPEDEESSPLSTSPSAKMMKIEEISDTPSLTSDQLPASRPTEPPVQMETAHPPDTKTNPSSTPTDLPPPPASSFQLETDLRKIRQQPEMIYRYLKQINPAAYAKIFQNSLEPDILNQILKTLQEFYIKNEAAAVTLEILSSLVNVKRFDMAVMFMSSAEKKVLKELFDFLHQAELEESSVTALQKKYGV; this comes from the exons ATGAGGTCTGTTCCTGCT AGGAAACTCCCGCCTGTGCGCAACCAAGACTACAAAACAAAGAtgagggaaaagaagaagaagaaaaagaagaagatgacagAGCCTGCTAGTAATGGCGATACgaaagcagaagaagacaaacaagcatCAAGAATAAAAGCATTTGACTATCGATCATGGGACAAGTTTGACGTG GACAAGGCTCTGTCAGAGATGGATAAAGAGGAAAGTCCAGCGGAATCAAATGAGTCAGACTCAGAGGAAGCTGCACATGATGCGGAAAAAGCTctgtcagagaaagaaaag ggTAATGAGTTCTTCAAAGACGGCAAGTACGATGATGCCATTGAATGTTACACCAGAGGGATGAACGCAGATCCTCACAACCCTGTGCTTCCCACAAACCGAGCCACATCCTTCTTCAGactcaaaaa GTACGCTGTGGCGGAGTCGGACTGCAATTTAGCGATCATTCTGGACAGCAACTACTTCAAAGCGTTCGCACGGAGAGGAGCTGCACGCTTTGCcctgaaaaaatatgaattagcGTTAGAAG ACTATGAGATGGTTCTCAAGCTCGACCCTGGAAACACAGAGGCAAAGAGTGAAGTGGAGAAAATCAAAGAA GTCCTTGGGCAACAGACAGTGACGGTACAGAGTGAAGCGCCGCAGCCACAGGAGGCTCCGACAGTCGACTCTGAGCAGCAGAGAGTGATGGAGGAACAGCAGAGACGGATGGAGGAGCAGCAAAAGAGACAGGAGGCAGTCTTACAAAAAGACAGG GGGAACGCTTATTTCAAAGAGGGCAAGTATGAAGCAGCCATCGAGTGCTACAGCCAAGGCATGGAGGCAGACAACATGAACGTCCTCCTTCCCGCCAACAGAGCCATGGCCTTTCTCAAGCTGGAGaa GCataaggaggcagaggaggactGCACTAAGGCTATTTATCTGGACAACACTTACTCCAAGGCTTTTGCTCGCCGAGGCACAGCCAGAGTAGCATTAGGGAAACTGGAGGAGGCCAAACAAG ATTTTCAGGAGGTGTTGAAGCTGGAGCCGGGAAACAAACAGGCCTCGAATGAACTCCAGAAACTGCAAATT ATGTGTCCCAGCGGCCTCCTTCAAACTGAGGACAACAGTCCGAGGAGAACAGTCGAGCCGATTGACAAACCAACACATCTGCGCTCAACC AAACCTCTGAGGAGGATTGACATCGAAGAAGTCAGCGGTGAAGCAACAGTgcccgaggaggaggagtcagctGGGTCCAAGTCAGTAGTCCGGAACGTGATGAAGGAGCCCGAGGACGAAGAGTCATCGCCACTGTCCACGTCACCCAGCGCCAAGATGATGAAAATCGAGGAGATATCGGACACTCCCTCGCTCACATCAGACCA ACTTCCTGCCAGCAGACCCACAGAACCACCTGTGCAGATGGAAACTGCGCATCCGCCTGACACAAAAACCAACCCCTCCTCAACACCAACAGACCTGCCTCCTCCGCCAGCCAGCAGCTTCCAGCTGGAGACCGACCTCCGCAAGATCAGACAGCAGCCTGAAATGATTTACAGATATCTGAAG CAAATCAATCCAGCGGCGTACGCTAAGATTTTCCAAAACTCCCTTGAACCTGACATCCTCAATCAGATCCTGAAGACGCTGCAAGAATTCTACATAAA AAATGAGGCAGCAGCCGTGACACTGGAGATCCTCAGCAGTCTAGTAAATGTGAAGCGCTTCGACATGGCCGTCATGTTCATGTCGTCCGCAGAGAAGAAAG tgctTAAAGAATTGTTCGACTTCCTTCACCAAGCAGAGCTGGAAGAATCATCTGTCACAGCGTTACAGAAGAAGTACGGCGTTTGA
- the rpap3 gene encoding RNA polymerase II-associated protein 3 isoform X1, giving the protein MSGGSKVVELQLEMRQNMEDLQSYVKELGGWESDMKRRDEELRTEGCQEDERKLPPVRNQDYKTKMREKKKKKKKKMTEPASNGDTKAEEDKQASRIKAFDYRSWDKFDVDKALSEMDKEESPAESNESDSEEAAHDAEKALSEKEKGNEFFKDGKYDDAIECYTRGMNADPHNPVLPTNRATSFFRLKKYAVAESDCNLAIILDSNYFKAFARRGAARFALKKYELALEDYEMVLKLDPGNTEAKSEVEKIKEVLGQQTVTVQSEAPQPQEAPTVDSEQQRVMEEQQRRMEEQQKRQEAVLQKDRGNAYFKEGKYEAAIECYSQGMEADNMNVLLPANRAMAFLKLEKHKEAEEDCTKAIYLDNTYSKAFARRGTARVALGKLEEAKQDFQEVLKLEPGNKQASNELQKLQIMCPSGLLQTEDNSPRRTVEPIDKPTHLRSTKPLRRIDIEEVSGEATVPEEEESAGSKSVVRNVMKEPEDEESSPLSTSPSAKMMKIEEISDTPSLTSDQLPASRPTEPPVQMETAHPPDTKTNPSSTPTDLPPPPASSFQLETDLRKIRQQPEMIYRYLKQINPAAYAKIFQNSLEPDILNQILKTLQEFYIKNEAAAVTLEILSSLVNVKRFDMAVMFMSSAEKKVLKELFDFLHQAELEESSVTALQKKYGV; this is encoded by the exons ATGTCAGGGGGAAGCAAAGTCGTTGAGTTACAGCTCGAGATGCGGCAAAACATGGAGGATCTGCAAAGCTACGTGAAGGAGCTGGGGGGCTGGGAGTCGGACATGAAGAGGAGGGACGAGGAGCTGCGGACTGAAGGATGCCAGGAGGATGAG AGGAAACTCCCGCCTGTGCGCAACCAAGACTACAAAACAAAGAtgagggaaaagaagaagaagaaaaagaagaagatgacagAGCCTGCTAGTAATGGCGATACgaaagcagaagaagacaaacaagcatCAAGAATAAAAGCATTTGACTATCGATCATGGGACAAGTTTGACGTG GACAAGGCTCTGTCAGAGATGGATAAAGAGGAAAGTCCAGCGGAATCAAATGAGTCAGACTCAGAGGAAGCTGCACATGATGCGGAAAAAGCTctgtcagagaaagaaaag ggTAATGAGTTCTTCAAAGACGGCAAGTACGATGATGCCATTGAATGTTACACCAGAGGGATGAACGCAGATCCTCACAACCCTGTGCTTCCCACAAACCGAGCCACATCCTTCTTCAGactcaaaaa GTACGCTGTGGCGGAGTCGGACTGCAATTTAGCGATCATTCTGGACAGCAACTACTTCAAAGCGTTCGCACGGAGAGGAGCTGCACGCTTTGCcctgaaaaaatatgaattagcGTTAGAAG ACTATGAGATGGTTCTCAAGCTCGACCCTGGAAACACAGAGGCAAAGAGTGAAGTGGAGAAAATCAAAGAA GTCCTTGGGCAACAGACAGTGACGGTACAGAGTGAAGCGCCGCAGCCACAGGAGGCTCCGACAGTCGACTCTGAGCAGCAGAGAGTGATGGAGGAACAGCAGAGACGGATGGAGGAGCAGCAAAAGAGACAGGAGGCAGTCTTACAAAAAGACAGG GGGAACGCTTATTTCAAAGAGGGCAAGTATGAAGCAGCCATCGAGTGCTACAGCCAAGGCATGGAGGCAGACAACATGAACGTCCTCCTTCCCGCCAACAGAGCCATGGCCTTTCTCAAGCTGGAGaa GCataaggaggcagaggaggactGCACTAAGGCTATTTATCTGGACAACACTTACTCCAAGGCTTTTGCTCGCCGAGGCACAGCCAGAGTAGCATTAGGGAAACTGGAGGAGGCCAAACAAG ATTTTCAGGAGGTGTTGAAGCTGGAGCCGGGAAACAAACAGGCCTCGAATGAACTCCAGAAACTGCAAATT ATGTGTCCCAGCGGCCTCCTTCAAACTGAGGACAACAGTCCGAGGAGAACAGTCGAGCCGATTGACAAACCAACACATCTGCGCTCAACC AAACCTCTGAGGAGGATTGACATCGAAGAAGTCAGCGGTGAAGCAACAGTgcccgaggaggaggagtcagctGGGTCCAAGTCAGTAGTCCGGAACGTGATGAAGGAGCCCGAGGACGAAGAGTCATCGCCACTGTCCACGTCACCCAGCGCCAAGATGATGAAAATCGAGGAGATATCGGACACTCCCTCGCTCACATCAGACCA ACTTCCTGCCAGCAGACCCACAGAACCACCTGTGCAGATGGAAACTGCGCATCCGCCTGACACAAAAACCAACCCCTCCTCAACACCAACAGACCTGCCTCCTCCGCCAGCCAGCAGCTTCCAGCTGGAGACCGACCTCCGCAAGATCAGACAGCAGCCTGAAATGATTTACAGATATCTGAAG CAAATCAATCCAGCGGCGTACGCTAAGATTTTCCAAAACTCCCTTGAACCTGACATCCTCAATCAGATCCTGAAGACGCTGCAAGAATTCTACATAAA AAATGAGGCAGCAGCCGTGACACTGGAGATCCTCAGCAGTCTAGTAAATGTGAAGCGCTTCGACATGGCCGTCATGTTCATGTCGTCCGCAGAGAAGAAAG tgctTAAAGAATTGTTCGACTTCCTTCACCAAGCAGAGCTGGAAGAATCATCTGTCACAGCGTTACAGAAGAAGTACGGCGTTTGA